Proteins encoded within one genomic window of Micromonospora halotolerans:
- a CDS encoding amidohydrolase family protein, with amino-acid sequence MLDDGTGPADHSRPPAQDAAVPEFWGRLGLPGLADVHTHFLPPRMLRKVWAYFDAAGPLVGTEWPIRYRWDDEARVAHLRRLGVRVFSALAYPHRPGMAESLNSWTLDFAARTPGCLPSATFFPEAAAARYVADALAAGARVFKVHVQVGGFAPTDPALDDVWGLLAEAGVPVVVHAGHAPVGTAHTGPASFAALLARHPGLAAVVAHLGAPDYAAFLDLAERYRHVRLDTTMAFTSFFDRFVPFPAAELPRLRELGLAGKVLLGSDFPNIPYPYAEQLDALARLDLGDDWLRAVCWGNAAALFGLG; translated from the coding sequence CTGCTTGACGATGGCACGGGGCCGGCGGACCACAGCCGGCCGCCGGCGCAGGACGCGGCGGTGCCGGAGTTCTGGGGGCGGCTCGGGTTGCCCGGGCTCGCCGACGTGCACACCCACTTCCTGCCGCCCCGGATGCTGCGCAAGGTGTGGGCGTACTTCGACGCGGCCGGGCCGCTAGTCGGCACCGAGTGGCCGATCCGGTACCGGTGGGACGACGAGGCGCGGGTGGCGCACCTGCGCCGGCTCGGCGTGCGGGTGTTCAGCGCGCTGGCGTACCCGCACCGGCCCGGCATGGCCGAGTCGCTGAACAGCTGGACGTTGGACTTCGCGGCGCGTACCCCGGGTTGTCTGCCCTCGGCGACCTTCTTCCCGGAGGCGGCGGCCGCGCGCTACGTGGCGGACGCCCTCGCGGCCGGCGCCCGGGTGTTCAAGGTGCACGTCCAGGTGGGCGGCTTCGCGCCGACCGACCCGGCGCTGGACGACGTGTGGGGGCTGCTGGCCGAGGCCGGCGTGCCGGTGGTGGTGCACGCCGGGCACGCCCCGGTCGGCACGGCGCACACCGGTCCGGCGTCGTTCGCCGCGCTGCTGGCCCGGCACCCCGGGCTGGCCGCGGTCGTGGCCCACCTCGGCGCGCCGGACTATGCGGCCTTCCTGGACCTGGCCGAGCGGTACCGGCACGTGCGGTTGGACACGACGATGGCGTTCACCTCGTTCTTCGACCGGTTCGTGCCGTTCCCGGCGGCGGAGCTGCCGCGGCTGCGGGAGCTGGGGCTGGCCGGCAAGGTGCTGCTCGGCAGCGACTTCCCGAACATCCCCTACCCGTACGCGGAGCAGCTCGACGCGCTGGCCCGGCTCGACCTGGGCGACGACTGGCTGCGGGCGGTCTGCTGGGGCAACGCGGCCGCCCTGTTCGGCCTGGGCTGA
- a CDS encoding glycosyltransferase family 4 protein produces MSADADVIDIQPARRQRVLILSWEYPPVLVGGLGRHVHALSVALAAAGHEVTVVTRHAEGAPLEEYAEGVRVLRAAEDPVRFPLATGSLLAWTMAFNHTLTRAALRAAESGDYDVIHAHDWLVAHTAVTLAEHLDLPLVTTIHATEAGRHQGWLPEEMNRTIHGVEHWLSNASTRVIACSGYMRDQVGRLFDVPAGRIEVVPNGVDDRAWHARPRAVSAARARFAADGPLVGYAGRLVYEKGVQHLVHAVPYLRDRHPGLRVVIAGDGPYRDELVDQAHRLHLAETVRFAGFLDATQLPAVLAATDATVVPSLYEPFGMIALEAAAAGAPLAVAETGGLAEIVEPGVTGVTFPHGDPDALAGAVDRLLGDEVFARRVARRARTVVGERYAWSAIAARTAGSYAAARREHGAFQARRASALLAGGRPAIAIPEGNLLAGAAS; encoded by the coding sequence ATGTCCGCTGACGCCGACGTGATCGACATCCAGCCCGCCCGGCGCCAGCGGGTGCTGATCCTCTCCTGGGAGTACCCACCCGTGCTCGTCGGTGGCCTCGGCCGCCACGTGCACGCGCTCTCCGTCGCCCTGGCCGCCGCCGGCCACGAGGTCACCGTCGTCACCCGGCACGCCGAGGGCGCCCCCCTGGAGGAGTACGCCGAGGGCGTGCGCGTCCTGCGGGCCGCCGAGGACCCGGTCCGGTTCCCGCTGGCCACCGGATCGCTTTTGGCCTGGACCATGGCGTTCAACCACACCCTCACCCGGGCCGCGCTGCGCGCCGCCGAGTCCGGCGACTACGACGTCATCCACGCCCACGACTGGCTGGTCGCGCACACCGCCGTCACCCTGGCCGAGCACCTGGACCTGCCGCTGGTCACCACCATCCACGCCACCGAGGCCGGCCGGCACCAGGGCTGGCTGCCCGAGGAGATGAACCGCACCATCCACGGCGTCGAGCACTGGCTGAGCAACGCCTCGACCCGGGTGATCGCCTGCTCCGGCTACATGCGCGACCAGGTGGGGCGGCTGTTCGACGTGCCGGCCGGGCGGATCGAAGTGGTCCCCAACGGGGTGGACGACCGGGCCTGGCACGCCCGCCCCCGGGCCGTGTCCGCCGCCCGCGCCCGGTTCGCCGCCGACGGTCCGCTGGTCGGGTACGCCGGCCGGCTGGTGTACGAGAAGGGCGTCCAGCACCTGGTGCACGCCGTGCCGTACCTGCGGGACCGGCACCCCGGCCTGCGGGTGGTGATCGCCGGCGACGGCCCGTACCGGGACGAGCTGGTCGACCAGGCGCACCGGCTGCACCTCGCCGAGACGGTCCGGTTCGCCGGTTTCCTGGACGCCACCCAGCTCCCGGCCGTCCTGGCCGCCACCGACGCGACGGTCGTCCCCAGCCTCTACGAGCCGTTCGGCATGATCGCCCTGGAGGCGGCCGCCGCGGGCGCGCCCCTCGCGGTGGCGGAGACCGGCGGCCTGGCCGAGATCGTCGAACCCGGGGTGACCGGGGTGACCTTCCCGCACGGCGACCCGGACGCGCTGGCCGGCGCGGTCGACCGGCTGCTCGGCGACGAGGTCTTCGCCCGCCGGGTGGCCCGCCGGGCCCGCACCGTGGTCGGCGAACGCTACGCCTGGTCCGCCATCGCCGCCCGGACCGCCGGCAGCTACGCCGCCGCCCGGCGGGAACACGGCGCGTTCCAGGCCCGCCGGGCGTCGGCGCTGCTGGCCGGTGGTCGCCCCGCCATCGCCATCCCGGAGGGGAATCTGCTGGCCGGCGCCGCGAGCTGA
- a CDS encoding serine/threonine-protein kinase, giving the protein MQQVVIAGRYRLLDLVGRGGMGRVWRARDEMLHREVAVKQVVPPGWLAAHERDEVRGRTLREARATARLSHPNVVRVYDVVRVDGDPWLVMEYVPSRSLQEIIDSDGPVDPRRAAGIGLAVLAALRAAHEAGVLHRDVKPANVLLASDGRVLLTDFGLAVFDGGDGMMTRPGLVLGSPQYVAQERAAEGVSSVEADLWSLGATLHAAVEGRSPYARSTAMATLAALASQPPDPAPHAGPLAPVLVGLLRRDPRHRLGPDDAARLLAAATAPTVDVPGWPVAGAAPAPPARGPGRAGDGTSRTAAGPGWDSGGATAVPPPERGYPDVMPPAAAAREWSRAARRSEWAPPAGPHGGDTLPLAARHLGSPDSPARPGAGAPGEPAHTGGATGTPGPTGGAGGTPAGGDAVDGAPAPGGSGKYPSRRRRAAMRRGALAAAAAALAVATGIGTALAVTDDHDGPQTGNPRGEAPGEPWGHPPGPPPGVPPPPFPCIRPDAAGNPVRAGSPPADAALNLPAGWIWYADSAGFRVAVPAGWLELRSGSTTCFQDPATRRILGVEPYPGGDPLGQLRTAERELTTDGRLPGYQRVRLMAAGGGAEWECRWAAPYGERMHTLRVLPGDAGGWTLGWTTSDADWSAAAGQLALIRDSFRSGRATHAAG; this is encoded by the coding sequence GTGCAGCAGGTAGTGATCGCCGGCCGGTACCGCCTGCTCGACCTGGTCGGACGCGGCGGGATGGGTCGGGTCTGGCGGGCCCGGGACGAGATGCTGCACCGCGAGGTGGCGGTGAAGCAGGTGGTGCCACCGGGCTGGCTCGCCGCGCACGAACGCGACGAGGTGCGCGGCCGGACCCTGCGCGAGGCGCGCGCGACCGCCCGGCTCAGCCACCCCAACGTGGTCCGGGTCTATGACGTGGTCCGGGTCGACGGCGACCCGTGGCTGGTGATGGAGTACGTCCCGTCCCGGTCGCTGCAGGAGATCATCGACTCGGACGGGCCGGTGGACCCGCGCCGGGCCGCCGGGATCGGGCTGGCGGTGCTGGCCGCGCTGCGCGCCGCGCACGAGGCGGGCGTGCTGCACCGGGACGTGAAGCCCGCCAACGTGCTGCTGGCCAGTGACGGCCGGGTGCTGCTCACCGACTTCGGGCTGGCGGTCTTCGACGGCGGCGACGGGATGATGACTCGCCCCGGCTTGGTCCTCGGCTCACCCCAGTACGTGGCCCAGGAGCGGGCCGCCGAGGGAGTGTCCAGCGTCGAGGCCGACCTCTGGTCGCTGGGCGCCACCCTGCACGCGGCCGTGGAGGGCCGGTCCCCGTACGCCCGCAGCACCGCCATGGCCACGCTGGCCGCGCTGGCCAGCCAGCCACCGGACCCGGCGCCGCACGCCGGCCCGCTGGCGCCGGTGCTGGTCGGTCTGCTGCGCCGCGATCCTCGGCACCGGCTCGGCCCCGACGACGCGGCCCGCCTGCTGGCCGCCGCCACCGCGCCGACCGTCGACGTGCCCGGCTGGCCGGTCGCCGGCGCCGCGCCCGCACCACCCGCCCGCGGACCGGGCCGGGCCGGCGACGGCACGTCCCGCACGGCCGCCGGGCCGGGCTGGGACAGCGGCGGCGCGACCGCCGTGCCACCGCCGGAGCGCGGCTACCCGGACGTGATGCCGCCGGCCGCCGCCGCCCGCGAGTGGAGCCGGGCCGCGCGCCGCAGCGAGTGGGCGCCGCCGGCCGGACCGCACGGCGGCGACACGCTGCCGCTGGCCGCGCGCCACCTCGGCTCCCCGGACAGCCCGGCACGGCCCGGCGCGGGCGCGCCCGGCGAGCCGGCGCACACCGGCGGGGCGACCGGCACGCCCGGCCCCACCGGCGGTGCGGGCGGCACCCCCGCCGGCGGCGACGCGGTGGACGGCGCGCCAGCCCCGGGCGGGAGCGGGAAGTACCCGAGCCGGCGGCGCCGGGCGGCGATGCGGCGCGGGGCCCTGGCGGCGGCGGCCGCCGCGCTCGCCGTGGCGACGGGGATCGGCACCGCACTCGCGGTCACCGACGACCACGACGGGCCGCAGACCGGCAACCCACGCGGCGAGGCGCCGGGCGAACCGTGGGGGCACCCTCCCGGCCCGCCGCCCGGCGTTCCCCCGCCGCCGTTCCCGTGCATCCGGCCCGACGCCGCGGGCAACCCCGTGCGGGCCGGCTCGCCGCCCGCCGACGCGGCGCTCAACCTCCCGGCCGGCTGGATCTGGTACGCCGACTCCGCCGGCTTCCGGGTCGCGGTACCGGCCGGTTGGCTTGAGCTGAGGTCCGGCAGCACCACGTGCTTCCAAGACCCCGCCACCCGGCGGATCCTCGGCGTCGAGCCCTACCCGGGTGGTGATCCGCTGGGCCAGTTGCGGACGGCCGAGCGGGAGCTGACCACCGACGGCCGGCTGCCCGGCTACCAGAGGGTGCGGCTGATGGCCGCCGGCGGCGGCGCAGAATGGGAGTGCCGCTGGGCCGCCCCGTACGGGGAGCGGATGCACACGCTGCGGGTGCTGCCCGGCGACGCCGGCGGATGGACGCTCGGGTGGACCACCTCCGACGCCGACTGGTCCGCCGCGGCCGGGCAGCTCGCGCTGATCCGGGACAGCTTCCGGTCGGGCCGGGCCACCCACGCGGCCGGCTGA
- a CDS encoding MFS transporter — protein sequence MTRTPVASPRRLTVSAYVAFAAFGSFWGVWGASVPRIQQQAGIGAGQLGFALLFVGAGALPAMLLAGRALDRWGLRVAAVLIGALGGVGAGLALTAVNLTSLCAGLALVGATSGAADVSMNAVAGRAEKIAGRPVITRAHGVFSSLVVLASLATGLASGASLPLGLPFLAVAALALAAGAALFTTLPAGAVAEARDSVGAADPAPSGRWRVLPFLLIGVLGALAFASENAHQSWSAVFVHDELQAGVGLSAVAPALFAGTVAITRFAAGGLKAAHAPAVLLVGASAAAAGTALVAAAPTLVVAGLGLASAAAGTAVLFPTLIGLVSRHVDESHRGRATAVVTTVSYLGFLVGPGYVGLWAEAVGLRGAMAAVAGLAAGLFLLTPAVLRLSGMGRPARPRVVKDAEQAAARQPSARGA from the coding sequence ATGACGCGGACACCGGTCGCCTCGCCACGACGTCTCACCGTCTCGGCATACGTGGCGTTCGCCGCCTTCGGCTCGTTCTGGGGAGTCTGGGGCGCCTCCGTGCCGCGGATCCAGCAGCAGGCCGGCATCGGGGCGGGCCAGCTCGGCTTCGCGCTGCTGTTCGTGGGCGCCGGCGCCCTCCCGGCCATGCTGCTGGCGGGCAGGGCGCTCGATCGATGGGGCCTGCGGGTCGCGGCCGTGCTCATCGGCGCCCTCGGCGGTGTCGGCGCCGGGTTGGCCCTGACCGCAGTGAACCTGACGAGTCTCTGCGCCGGGTTGGCCCTCGTCGGCGCCACCAGCGGAGCGGCCGACGTGTCGATGAACGCGGTCGCCGGTCGGGCCGAGAAGATCGCGGGCCGGCCCGTCATCACCCGCGCCCACGGCGTCTTCTCCAGCCTGGTGGTTCTCGCCAGCCTGGCCACCGGCCTGGCGTCCGGCGCGTCGCTGCCGCTCGGGCTCCCGTTCCTCGCCGTCGCCGCGCTCGCGCTGGCGGCCGGCGCCGCCCTGTTCACCACGCTGCCCGCCGGGGCCGTGGCCGAGGCGCGCGATTCCGTGGGGGCGGCGGACCCCGCCCCGAGCGGTCGGTGGAGGGTGCTGCCGTTCCTGCTCATCGGGGTGCTGGGCGCGCTCGCGTTCGCCAGCGAGAACGCGCACCAGAGTTGGAGCGCGGTCTTCGTCCACGACGAACTCCAGGCAGGTGTGGGGCTGAGCGCCGTCGCACCCGCCCTCTTCGCCGGCACGGTCGCGATCACGCGGTTCGCCGCCGGAGGCCTCAAGGCCGCCCACGCTCCCGCCGTTCTGCTCGTCGGCGCCTCGGCCGCCGCGGCCGGCACCGCGCTCGTCGCCGCCGCGCCCACTCTGGTCGTCGCCGGGCTGGGGCTGGCGTCAGCCGCCGCCGGGACCGCGGTGCTGTTCCCGACCCTCATCGGGCTCGTGTCGCGCCACGTCGACGAGTCCCACCGGGGCCGCGCGACGGCCGTCGTCACGACCGTGTCCTACCTCGGGTTCCTCGTCGGTCCCGGGTACGTCGGACTCTGGGCCGAAGCGGTGGGACTGCGCGGCGCCATGGCCGCCGTCGCGGGCCTCGCGGCCGGCCTGTTCCTCCTGACGCCGGCAGTGCTGCGCCTCAGCGGCATGGGCCGACCCGCGCGACCCCGTGTGGTGAAGGACGCCGAGCAGGCGGCGGCCCGGCAGCCGTCGGCGCGGGGAGCGTGA
- a CDS encoding metal-dependent hydrolase, with protein sequence MMGPSHALSGAAVWLTGSWALDQFADYHQTPLALAVGTAVCAGGALFPDLDLSGKVTRNQGGATVARTFGVFSLFIAEVMEKISLGVYYTTKLSRDPRRNNGHRTLTHTIPFTLLVGWGTTALCAAYGKWAVVSILFFMIGLALRGLFDEWAERAGWVVVTLLSAAAAWFTFANLPGDRGYPLIGTAVGVGCFVHILGDMITKAGVPILWPIPIKRRMWTMVGLPNGIALRTGSKAETIVLRAALTVLSVLAAVGLVAPSVLHRFNIEV encoded by the coding sequence ATGATGGGACCATCCCACGCGCTGTCCGGCGCGGCGGTGTGGCTGACCGGCTCCTGGGCGCTGGACCAGTTCGCCGACTACCACCAGACGCCGCTCGCACTGGCGGTCGGCACCGCGGTCTGCGCGGGCGGGGCGCTCTTCCCCGACCTCGACCTGTCCGGCAAGGTGACCCGCAACCAGGGTGGCGCCACGGTGGCCCGGACCTTCGGCGTGTTCAGCCTCTTCATCGCCGAGGTGATGGAGAAGATCTCGCTGGGCGTCTACTACACGACCAAGCTGAGCAGGGACCCGCGCCGCAACAACGGGCACCGGACGCTGACCCACACCATCCCGTTCACGCTGCTGGTCGGTTGGGGCACCACCGCGCTCTGCGCCGCGTACGGCAAGTGGGCGGTGGTCAGCATCCTCTTCTTCATGATCGGTCTGGCGCTGCGCGGGCTCTTCGACGAGTGGGCCGAGCGGGCCGGCTGGGTGGTCGTCACCCTGTTGTCGGCGGCCGCAGCCTGGTTCACCTTCGCCAACCTGCCCGGCGACCGTGGTTATCCCCTCATCGGCACGGCGGTCGGGGTGGGCTGCTTCGTGCACATCCTCGGCGACATGATCACCAAGGCGGGGGTGCCGATCCTCTGGCCCATCCCGATCAAGCGGCGGATGTGGACGATGGTCGGGCTGCCCAACGGCATCGCGCTGCGCACCGGCAGCAAGGCCGAGACGATCGTGCTGCGCGCGGCGCTGACCGTGCTCTCCGTGCTGGCCGCGGTGGGGCTGGTCGCGCCCTCGGTGCTGCACCGCTTCAACATCGAGGTGTGA
- a CDS encoding amylo-alpha-1,6-glucosidase yields MIEIRFGPQVCGELSTSSTREWLVTDGRGGYAMGTVAGLRTRRYHGLLVVAGETPAARKVGLVSLDPAVTLPSGRQVRLGAHEWSSGVVDPRGFELLERFDLTDGVPRWRWRIGDVVIEREIAMAYGRSCVAVVHRLVSGGPVRLDLAAACTWRDAHGERRADGPTPRLEEVAGGAVVEGAYRLAGPGWTPEGQWWLGVRHREEAARGLHPDEDLWYAGRFSGALDEPGAEVSVLAWADDLAEEPPPPTALVEAARRRHRAVVAAAKPDDDVEATLALAADAFVVHTATGPDVVAGYPWFGAWSRDTMTSYEGLFLRTNRGDEGRELLRAYAATLSEGMLANTADTGRVEHNTVDATLWFLHAVHRHVTLTGDTDLAVELLPALEAVVAAHVAGTRYGIGVDPADGLLTQGGPPDVALTWMDARVYGVPVTPRTGKPVEVNALWVNGLAGLAELAELTGRDAGALRAHHARAAAAFRERFPTPAGWLHDVVDAPAPAYPLGGAPHHDDDLLRPNQLLAWSLPYAPLEPDEATLRRVTEGLFTPLGPRSLAPDSPGFVGRHRGGPAERDSGYHQGTVWPWLVGPFVDAYRRAGLPTDDLLVGLEGHLTEYGLGSVSETADGLAPHAATGCPFQAWSVAELLRVRRLRG; encoded by the coding sequence GCTGTCCACCTCGTCGACGCGGGAGTGGCTGGTCACCGACGGGCGGGGCGGCTACGCCATGGGCACGGTCGCCGGGCTGCGCACCCGGCGCTACCACGGGCTGCTCGTGGTGGCCGGGGAGACGCCGGCCGCCCGCAAGGTCGGCCTGGTCAGCCTCGACCCGGCGGTGACCCTGCCGTCCGGGCGGCAGGTGCGGCTCGGCGCGCACGAGTGGTCCTCGGGTGTGGTCGACCCGCGCGGCTTCGAGCTGCTGGAGCGCTTCGACCTGACCGACGGGGTGCCCCGCTGGCGCTGGCGGATCGGCGACGTGGTGATCGAGCGGGAGATCGCCATGGCGTACGGCCGGTCCTGCGTGGCGGTGGTCCACCGGCTGGTGTCCGGCGGCCCGGTCCGGCTGGACCTGGCGGCGGCGTGCACCTGGCGCGACGCGCACGGCGAGCGGCGGGCCGACGGCCCGACCCCGCGGCTGGAGGAGGTGGCCGGCGGCGCCGTGGTGGAGGGCGCGTACCGGCTGGCCGGGCCGGGCTGGACCCCCGAGGGGCAGTGGTGGCTCGGCGTGCGCCACCGGGAGGAGGCGGCGCGCGGGCTGCACCCCGACGAGGACCTCTGGTACGCGGGCCGCTTCTCCGGCGCCCTCGACGAGCCGGGCGCCGAGGTGTCCGTGCTGGCCTGGGCGGACGACCTGGCCGAGGAGCCCCCGCCGCCCACCGCGCTGGTCGAGGCGGCCCGGCGGCGCCACCGTGCCGTGGTGGCCGCCGCGAAGCCGGACGACGACGTCGAGGCGACCCTCGCGCTGGCCGCCGACGCCTTCGTGGTGCACACCGCCACCGGCCCGGACGTGGTGGCCGGCTATCCCTGGTTCGGGGCCTGGTCGCGGGACACGATGACCTCCTACGAGGGGCTCTTCCTCCGCACCAACCGCGGCGACGAGGGTCGGGAGCTGCTGCGGGCGTACGCGGCCACGCTGTCGGAGGGGATGCTCGCCAACACCGCCGACACCGGGCGGGTGGAGCACAACACCGTCGACGCGACGCTGTGGTTCCTGCACGCGGTGCACCGGCACGTCACCCTCACCGGGGACACCGACCTCGCCGTGGAGCTGCTGCCGGCGCTGGAGGCCGTGGTGGCCGCGCACGTGGCGGGCACCCGCTACGGCATCGGTGTCGATCCGGCCGACGGGCTGCTCACCCAGGGCGGGCCGCCGGACGTCGCGCTCACCTGGATGGACGCCCGCGTCTACGGGGTGCCGGTCACCCCGCGCACCGGCAAGCCGGTCGAGGTCAACGCGCTCTGGGTGAACGGACTGGCCGGTCTCGCCGAGCTGGCCGAGCTGACCGGCCGGGACGCCGGGGCGCTCCGGGCGCACCACGCGCGGGCCGCCGCCGCGTTCCGGGAGCGCTTCCCCACGCCGGCCGGCTGGCTGCACGACGTGGTCGACGCGCCGGCGCCCGCGTACCCGCTCGGCGGGGCGCCGCACCACGACGACGACCTGCTCCGCCCCAACCAGCTGCTCGCCTGGTCGCTGCCGTACGCGCCCCTCGAACCGGACGAGGCCACCCTGCGCCGGGTCACCGAGGGGCTGTTCACCCCGCTCGGGCCACGCAGCCTCGCCCCCGACTCCCCCGGCTTCGTGGGCCGGCACCGGGGCGGCCCGGCCGAGCGGGACTCCGGCTACCACCAGGGCACGGTCTGGCCCTGGCTGGTCGGGCCGTTCGTCGACGCGTACCGCCGGGCCGGCCTGCCCACCGACGACCTGCTGGTGGGCCTGGAGGGCCACCTGACCGAGTACGGCCTGGGCTCGGTGAGCGAGACCGCCGACGGGCTCGCCCCGCACGCCGCCACGGGCTGCCCGTTCCAGGCGTGGTCGGTGGCCGAGCTGCTGCGCGTCCGGCGCCTTCGCGGCTGA